ACCACGTTTGGTTATTAAATACTGGTTACGTTTTAGACAATAGTAGTAGGTTAAGTACGATAAGGACAGGTGCATGTGACTACTGGCAGCCAAGTTTAAAACTACAGTTAAAGACCCACTCCAGCCTCCCTAGAACTTAATTTATCTCCTGATTCACTTAACAAAATAGGTGGTTATTGTTCCTACAGTTAAAGACCCACTCCAGCCTCCCTAAAATAGGTGGTCCATTGCAGCTCCAGCCTCCCTAGAATAGGTGGTCCATTGCAGCTCCAGCCTCCCTAGAATAGGTGGTCCATTGCAGCTCCAGCCTCCCTAGAATAGGTGGTCCATTGCTCCTACAGTTAAAGACCCACTCCAGCCTCCCTAAAATAGGTGGTCCATTGCTCCTCTATTGTTCCTGCAAGCAAAGGGAACATCTGATCTGACATCAGAGtgcaccatcagaccaactccttgtTTTGGCAAACTCTTGAATTTCGCAATTGTGtttaatttattattttttttttactattttgctcaaaacatgtatttatttttacccctaaatgtgtgtactgtattTATACTAGATAGAAAATACAGCTGGAGTGGGACTTTTCAGTGGCAGTGATAGTCTCAATCATCACTACAGTACTTGTATCTATTCCATCCCCACCAACGCACAATATAGTAGACACACACATCCCAAACCCCTAGCCTCTATCCCAACACGCTTCTTGACAGCACCTTTAAATGTGGCAGTCTAAAACTAGCGGGCGTTGTGGCAACGTTGATTCCAGACAATTATAGTTTATCTCTAGGTTAATTATACAGTTATCAGGACCATCAGCACAACAACCTCTTGTCCACCTTGCCCATCAATTCTCTCAACAACATGATTTCCTGTCCGTGGAATCGGAGCCATGGATAGGATGGGAGTTTGGGAAGTGTGGGGAGGCCTGTGAGTGTTCGTCTGTGATGGTCAGGCCGTTCCTAACCATCAGCTCCCGGGCCATTAGCACGAAGGCTGCCTCCACATTCTGGGCCTCCTTGGCTGAGGTTTCCAAGGCGGCCAGCGCACCCTTCCCTTCAGCCAGAGTACAGGCATCCTCAAACAGCACTTGTCTCTCCGACTGCAGATCCGACTTGTTCCCTAGGAGAAAAGAGCAGAGAATGGAAATGGTTATTTTTATTTGAGTTTCTTTTGAGAAATAGATGACTGTTGATTGCTTGGAATAATCTATTTATAAGCTCAAGGTAAGTGTCAGACAATTTTCTCTCACCCACCAGTGACGATGAGCACCACATCTGTTATGTCATTATTACAACTGCTCAGTAGGCTTTATAACAGAGTTTGACAAAAGCCACGTGTTGCCTGTGTCTCTCCCACCCACCAATGAGGATGAGAACAACGCTAGCAGCCCCGTACTGCTCTACTTCCTGGATCCAGTGTGTCACAGATTCAAACGTTGGACGCCGTGTGATGTCATAGGCCACTATAGCGCCATGGGCACTGCGGTAATAGCTCTGGGTGATTGTGCGGAAACGCTCCTGTCCAGCCGTGTCCCACACCTGCAGCTGAGGAGACAAGAAACAATACCCACTTTAGCTGGAGAACACACACTACACCAATTTcttatacacacactctcaggcCAGGTTAAGGAACAAAGGGTCAGTTGAAACCCACCCATAGCCTTTTCCCCAACCCTCTGGTAGAACAAGATAGGTGTAAACATGGAGAGCGCTCCCCTAAGCATATTGAAAGATTAGCTGGAGACAGCACCACATGCTTACACCTATCCAGTCGCATCAGCAAACACTAAAGGGCAAAGGACTGTGTGTTGGATGTCTATGCATCCCTGTGTAGGAGAGACCGGTACAGGGAGGTTTTCATTGATTTCATTTATGGATGAGACGTTTTTAAGGGTGGTCCAAAAACATCCAACCCATCCTCCAAATACACAGACAAACATGTACCTAGGAAAACACACTTATATTGTCCATACAATTATACAGTCACTTGATACACACCcagaaaacacacactcacagcggGGCGATCCAAAGTTACAGTTTGACCTCTCCCGTTccttaaaacaaacaaaaaagtgcTGAAGACTTCTTTGCTTTTGAGGACAGCAGAGGCAgaaccatttacactgtgtaaagACACATTTAAGCTAGCTAGGCCTATTGACAATAACGAAATACCGGATGGAACAAAGACAATATCTCCTGTACTTAACATCGAAAAATGTGATAAACAATCGCCCCAGAAATCGACACATTTTCCCTTACCTTGACCTTCCTGCCATCAATGTCCATGGTGCGTACGGTGAAGTCCACCCCGATAGTGTTTTGTTGTTTCTCCATGAAGACACCAGACTTAAAGCTCTGGACCACGCAGGTCTTCCCCACGTCCGAGTCTCCCACCAGGATGATCTTAAAGAGGAAGTCGAAGGAGTCGTCCTGCTCCGGCCCAGAGGACTGCATGGTGAGGGGTCGACACAGGGAGAGTCTGAGAGACAAAACTAAAACTGCCCTGCAGCAGCGATATAACTGGTTCTCTACTGTGTAAGTTGTTAGCTGCGTCAATAACAGTTGAAACTGTTGACAGAGATGGTCACATCCTAGTCAAAAACATGAAGAGAACCCTTCCTCAAGAGGAGCTAAAGAAGTACATGTACATTTCCTACTAAAACGGTGTCCCTTCTATGCAGATTGTCTTGGGAAAACTCAGGAActatattttttaaaaactgtCTGCTATACAGAAAACAAATTGTTGGCCAAAACAAGAATATCACGGCTTGTTAGTCCCCTGTTTATAACCATAGCCTGTTTCTTCTTCATTCTTTTTTCTTGTCGGAAGTTGTATTGAAGATAAGGCTTCAATAGGCTATATCCTCTACTTCTACAGGTGTTCTCTACTCAGCCCCTCTTCGGGTATTTCCTCAGGTGTCCATCTCCCAAAGTGAGCTCATTCCACACACAAATAAAACGTCACATTCCAAACAATATCACAATTAAAGGTGTTCTGGAAGGCTTCCAAAAGGTCCACGTTTCAAGTCTTCGCCCTTTTTCAAAGGTTGTGTACATCAAATCACTCCCATTCTTTGTTCTCAGACCTCCAACTGTTTTCCTGCACAGTTGGTGTTCTTATGCCCTTTAtaccatatttctctctctctactgttgttCTCCCCGCTCTCATTCGTTCACAGACAGCTACGGTACACCCCTTACCTTTCCTGGCAGGTGTGATTTCCAGTTGCCTGCCCACCTGCACCACTGCATCTTGGGAATTGTAGTTTTCCGGGCAAGGTCCAGGGTCTGTGAGGACAGGAAGGAGGGATCAGTCGCAGCGGTCACATTTAAGACTTGTCTCTAGGTTCTTGCGAGGCTCACTGGGTACACATCCTTAGGTCAATAGAGGGAGCCACTCCTGTAGTTAAGCTGCTCGTGGAGAAATGTAAACACAATAATTTTGTCTTGACAAGTGGCCTTTGGACCCCAGAGAGCTGCATACAAATACTCAGAAACACACAGGCGGCTTCCCCTCTCTCACTATTCGCCACCTCCTGACTGCCGTCAATAACACATTCCAGTGCATACAACAGCTAAATATAGAGCAGGCAAGAACACAAGACAACGCTTAAGCGTTTCTCAGTAAACATCTTGTTAATGAGGGTTAATTGAATTTACTGTGTGATGAATCCATTTTACCTCAGGCGCCATACATTGACCTCGCGAGGAGATAAAGTGAAGTGATGAAGAGTCTACTGTTCTGGAAGTCAGAGACCCCCTctttttttccatttctctctccacccACACACTGGTTTGTCGTCATCTCAGCCCACAGAGGCACAAGGCACAGCTGGACACAGAACAATGCGTGCGAGTGTGAGTGGCGCTGTGCACCAGGGTTGGCCTATCTATGGCCCCAGCCACCATGTTCTGAGTGTGTGATCACATGACAGTTCCACATTAGGCCCTGCAGCCTGAGGAATGTTTATCTTTCACCCACTGACACCATATCTCCTATTATTGCCTTATCTACAGATGTCTACTGATCAACTCAtgttagcattttttttttttactgtgtgaAAAATAGTTCAAGCATAAGAAATAACACTTGTCAATCTCCCTCTTTGTCTGCTATCCAGTTAGGTTGATAAATctaaaatgaataaaaatatCCAGCCCATTAGCCATAATATAAATAACAACAAACAGTTTTTATTGACATCCCGAACTATGCAAAAAAATGTACATGTCATTAGGAAATTTTTGTCAGTGAAAGTAACAGAATTTGTAGAAATATTTAGCTTCACATGAATCAAACTATTCTTTGAGAATTAAGAACCTATACAAATCTGGCATCAAAAAACACACTACCACAACGTGTCTTTTCGATGAGAAATACATGAAAACACAGTCAATGGACTAGTGCAACTGAGTCTACACAGtgcagtcggaaagtattcagatctggacttttcccacatttagttacgttacagccttattttaaactGGACTAAATACCGttttccctcatcagtctacacacaataccacacagtgacaaagcaaaaacaggtttttagaattgattgcaaatgtataaatttttatttatttaaactgaaatACCTACACTAGCAGCCCGTAGGTGCTTTtattattgttggacataaaacagACTGAAAACATCAGCAAATCAGCGCCAAGTGATTTGAATTTTGACAATCTGTTTCAAAAGATTCACATGCATAAAAGAGAGATATACTGTTTGTGATCTAATTCAAATGTAAGCAAGGCTTGAAATTATCCGATTTTTGTCGTCAAATGTTATATcggtttgggcttcttgcggtcaatttgcagtctacaaatgatttgtcatTATATTCCGGCCACCTGATCATCCACTCAAAaaagttgatgatccctggtatGTTCATTAGCATGGTCACCTCCCCTGTGTCCTCTCACAGTAGCATAAAGCGCCtaaacactgatctaaggtcagtgttGTGGTTTCCCCGGAGGTTAGATCTGAGGATAGTACTCTAGATCTGTGTCCAAGGTGAACCTCTACTGGAGCGGTCATCTCCTCTGCAGGCGAGCTGCCGAGCTTACAGTGTCTCGGAGTCTGAATGGGATGCTGGGGCTGTTCTGGTACTTGGGCTGACTTGGCCGTTTCCTGTGGGAAGTCTTCTTCACCGGTGTTTTCTCTGGTGGCGGGACGTGGATGGGCTTCCATGGGATTGGGTTGTAGAAGCTGGGAGATGGGTACGTTACATTGTCATAGCCACCTGGGAGAAGACACAAAATACACGTACTTTACAAAATCAAAGCTTGCTTTAAAATATACATGCACGACTGTACAACTACATGTGTGTGGCAATAAAACATCTtattgttacatttttttttattgacattttccAGAAGGTGAATATGAGATTGAACAACCCTAAACCAGGTGAAGACCGTTATGTTACCTCGCGGGCAGCCGGGTGCATTGGGACCGGGTCGGCTCTTGTCCTGGGCACGAAGCCATTCCTTAAAGTtttcctctgctctctgtctgcgcTCTCTCTCCTGAGCCTCTCTGCTGGCTGCCTCCTCCTGTTACAACACAATTGCCCCAATCTCAGCAGCTGAGCACCTCACAAATCATTTCCAGGGAAACCAAAGCAGTTGTGGTCAGAAAGATTGAAACGCATGTTGAAACGGACATTTCCAGGAATTTGCCACATGAACTGGCATTCAGAGTAACAAACTACTGTATAATGCAATTACATGGTTTAGTGCTGTGTTGCTGAAGATTAGTTAGCAacgacagaagagagagagcacaggAATATTTACCAAATGGCTAATATGTCGATCTCTTCCAACAACTGTACTCTAATGTAGAGAGCAAAGCAACAAAACATTTCAGAGattttaatttgtttactgtCCTGAATACATCTCTGAATAATTCCACAAGGCTACTGTGAAAGAACCTACCTtcgctctcctctcgctctccatttTCTCCAGGTTCTTCCTCCGTAGCCACTCTCTGTACTTCTCCTCTGCTTTCTGTTCAATCTCCCTCTGcttctgctgctgcctctgcatCTCCTTCTGCTCTTTGCTCTCCTTCAGCAATTTCTCCTGCTTCTCCTGGGGATGACAATCACAAAAACATGACTTACCCCTTTAGTTGCAGATATAACGTATGCATTAGAAAGCATACAACTGCACTGTTCCTCTCTGGAACTTCGTTAATAACCGAGTCaaaagaaggagggggggggggggttcttaacCTGTTCTTTCTTCATCTGCAGCCACTCCTGGATCTTCTCCTCCACCACCATCTTCTTCTTccgctgctctctctcctgttcctcattCCTCTCCCTCAGTAGGCGCTCCTAACAAATAACACTTGTCAGCCCCACAGTCATACTCAATTGCTTCCATGTATAGACATTTGCAACCCTAATTTACAGAAAGGAAAATATCAAAATGTTAGAAAAACATAAATGATCACGTTCTGACTCCAATGCTAACAGGAGTTGccaaacagaagaagaagaaactaaaAAGATACGACAGCGCACCTCTTCTGCTTTCTTTTCTATTCTGAGTCTCTCCTCTTTGGCTTTGCAGACCAGCCACCTCTCCCAGGCAGAGAGACATGCCTCTGGATCCTCCGCCTCAGttactgctctcctctctgcgGGCTTCTGTTGTGGATCATCTCTGAAACACACACGCTCAACTCTGAGCATAACTTTGTGCACAAACCCTACAGTTAAACCTACTAGAGCTAATTCTGTGTACCCTTCattcatgcattttattttggTCTGTGGCACTTCCATTGAAACAGTCTCATCAAATTGTTTAGCGTCATCAACCCTTTTTAATTGCTTGTTGATGAGGGGACCCTAACTAAAGAGCATGTGGCACGAACAAAAATGTTGACTGACTGTCTGCTGAATCCAGTTGGGTAACACTGCTCGTGTACACCAACCATACCTGATGGGTGAGAGGGGTCTGGCGTCATCACTCTGTGTGGCTGATGTGTCTATCTGATGTACGTGGTGAGCTGCAGCCAGGTCCTCATCACTCTCATAGCTGTCATGGTAGAtgggggagagcagagagtagGTGGAGTCGCCTGTTGAGTCATAGTCCACACTCTTGGATCGGTGCAGTTCCCTGCCGCTGTCCTGGTAAGTCTTCAGAGGAGTCGAGCTGAAACTCTTGGAGGTAGAGGCAGGAAAGCTTGACATCTTTCCCCCTGTTATCATACAAACATGtgaatttatttttttaatcgagcacaaaccattttttaaatgtattttgtggaTTGAGCAGTCACAAATAAGGAATGGAGACAGAGTTAAACAGGAGCAGCTATGTAGCGAGCATTATGACGAGCGATCATTATGATGAACAAGCATTATAATAAACACGCATGGCTACTaaacggaacccaaaccggctgtgcgCGTGTGCCGTCGTGCGCTattgtgcataaatgtattttgtccccctacaccaaacgcgatcacgacacgcaggttaaaatatcaaaacaaactctgaaccaattacattaatttggggacaggtcgaaaagcattaaacatgtatggcaatttagctagttagcttacaCTTATTAGCTagtttgtcctatttagctagcttgcacttgctagctaattcgtCCTATTTAGcaagcttgctgttgctagctaatttgtcctgggatataaacattgagttgttattttacctgaaatgcacaaggacctctactccgccaattaatccacacgtaaaacggccaaccgaatcgtttctagtcatctctcctccttccaggctttttcatctttgaatttATATGGTGATCCATcgaaa
This DNA window, taken from Oncorhynchus kisutch isolate 150728-3 linkage group LG22, Okis_V2, whole genome shotgun sequence, encodes the following:
- the LOC109867820 gene encoding ras-related protein Rab-19-like; translated protein: MEKKRGSLTSRTVDSSSLHFISSRGQCMAPETLDLARKTTIPKMQWCRWAGNWKSHLPGKSSGPEQDDSFDFLFKIILVGDSDVGKTCVVQSFKSGVFMEKQQNTIGVDFTVRTMDIDGRKVKLQVWDTAGQERFRTITQSYYRSAHGAIVAYDITRRPTFESVTHWIQEVEQYGAASVVLILIGNKSDLQSERQVLFEDACTLAEGKGALAALETSAKEAQNVEAAFVLMARELMVRNGLTITDEHSQASPHFPNSHPIHGSDSTDRKSCC
- the ccdc34 gene encoding coiled-coil domain-containing protein 34; this encodes MSSFPASTSKSFSSTPLKTYQDSGRELHRSKSVDYDSTGDSTYSLLSPIYHDSYESDEDLAAAHHVHQIDTSATQSDDARPLSPIRDDPQQKPAERRAVTEAEDPEACLSAWERWLVCKAKEERLRIEKKAEEERLLRERNEEQEREQRKKKMVVEEKIQEWLQMKKEQEKQEKLLKESKEQKEMQRQQQKQREIEQKAEEKYREWLRRKNLEKMESERRAKEEAASREAQERERRQRAEENFKEWLRAQDKSRPGPNAPGCPRGGYDNVTYPSPSFYNPIPWKPIHVPPPEKTPVKKTSHRKRPSQPKYQNSPSIPFRLRDTVSSAARLQRR